The Falco naumanni isolate bFalNau1 chromosome 1, bFalNau1.pat, whole genome shotgun sequence genome window below encodes:
- the SRSF1 gene encoding serine/arginine-rich splicing factor 1, which yields MSGGGVIRGPAGNNDCRIYVGNLPPDIRTKDIEDVFYKYGAIRDIDLKNRRGGPPFAFVEFEDPRDAEDAVYGRDGYDYDGYRLRVEFPRSGRGTGRGGGGGGGGGAPRGRYGPPSRRSEYRVIVSGLPPSGSWQDLKDHMREAGDVCYADVFRDGTGVVEFVRKEDMTYAVRKLDNTKFRSHEGETAYIRVKVDGPRSPSYGRSRSRSRSRSRSRSRSNSRSRSYSPRRSRGSPRYSPRHSRSRSRT from the exons ATGTCCGGAGGGGGCGTGATCCGCGGCCCAGCCGGCAACAACGACTGCCGCATCTATGTGGGGAACCTGCCCCCCGACATCCGCACCAAGGACATCGAGGACGTCTTCTACAAGTACGGGGCCATCCGCGACATCGACCTCAAGAACCGCCGCGGGGGCCCGCCCTTCGCCTTCGTAGAGTTCGAGGACCCCAG GGACGCGGAGGACGCCGTCTACGGGCGGGACGGCTACGATTACGATGGGTATCGCCTCCGCGTGGAGTTCCCTCGGAGCGGCCGGGGCACCGGcaggggcggcggcggcggcggcgggggtggagccccccggggcaggTACGGCCCCCCGTCCCGGCGCTCGGAGTACAGAGTGATCGTCTCGG GGCTGCCTCCAAGTGGAAGTTGGCAGGATTTAAAGGATCACATGCGTGAAGCAGGTGATGTATGTTATGCTGATGTTTTCCGAGATGGCACTGGTGTCGTGGAGTTTGTACGGAAGGAAGATATGACCTACGCTGTGCGAAAACTGGATAACACTAAATTTAGATCTCATGAG GGAGAAACTGCCTACATCCGTGTTAAAGTTGATGGCCCAAGAAGTCCAAGCTATGGAAGATCTCGGTCACGCAGCCGTAGTCGTAGCAGAAGCCGTAGTcgaagcaacagcagaagccGCAGTTATTCCCCAAGAAGAAGCAGAGGATCTCCACGCTACTCTCCCCGCCACAGCAGATCCCGATCTCGTACATAA